Part of the Xenopus laevis strain J_2021 chromosome 2S, Xenopus_laevis_v10.1, whole genome shotgun sequence genome is shown below.
catatagcaggggggatacctggtctggggtctgtatttattattggtacatatagcagggggatacctggtctgggctctgtatttattattggtacatatagcagggggatacctggtctggggtctgtatttattattggtacatatagcaggggggtacctggtctggggtctgtatttattattgctgcaataaagctggggggatacctggtctgtatttattattggtacataaagcagggggatacctggtctggggtctggttttattattggtacatatagcagggggatacctggtctggggtctgtatttattattgctgcaataaagcaggggggatacctggtctggggtctggttttattattggtacatatagcaggggggatacctggtctggggtctgtatttattattgctgcaataaagcaggggggtacctggtctggggtctggttttattattggtacatatagcaggggggggTACTAATAGCTGCATAGAGTGGGGGGCACATCGTTACTGCAGTAGATAGGGGGGCTATGTGGTctgatattactattattagtgcATACATTGGGGCCACATGCATTGTATTGCAGACATCCTATTAGTGTATGTGGTGAGATGCCACATGTCTGGGGCCCTCTAATCCTCTCATTGTCTGGGTTCTGATGATACAATAGTATATGTCACAGGTGTCTACAGGTCTGGAGCCCTCTAATCCTCTCATTGTCTGGGTTCTGATGATACAATAGTATATGTCACAGGTGTCTACAGGTCTGGGGCCCGCTAATCCTCTCATTGTCTGGGTTCTGATGATATTGTCATTGCCTTTAGCTATTGCTAATTTGGGCCATGGTCTGGGGtctatttactattatttactgATAGCTTTATAGAGCTGAGGCCACAGGGTCTGGGGGtctgctttttattattggtacatatagcaggggggccacctggtctggggtcagtatttattattggtacatatagcagggggggtacctggtctggggtctgtatttattattgctgcaataaagctggggggatacctggtctggttttattattggtacatatagcaggggggatacctggtctggggtctgtatttattattggtacatatagcagggggatacctggtctaggctctgtatttattattggtacatatagcagggggatacctggtctggggtctgtatttattattggtacatatagcaggggggatacctggtctggggtctgtatttattattgctgcaataaagctggggggatacctggtctgtatttattattggtacatatagcagggggggtacctggtctggggtctgtatttattattgctgcaataaagcagggggggtacctggtctggggtctggttttattattgctgcaataaagcaggggggatacctggtctggggtctgtttgttctttacacattttataaataattttctatGTTGTGCTTATAGGGATTGGATACTTCATCTGAATCGCTCCACCTAGATCGCTTTGCTTGGATCGTCTTCACAGATCGAATCTGTTGCATCTTCCTGACTTCAACTTGGATCGCTTCACTTCTACTATTATTGGATAcattgggaggggggggggcacctgGTCTATAACTGATAACTGTTCTTCACACAATTTGTGgtttatatatcaatataattttCTAAATAAGTTTCTGCATTGCAGCTCACTGGGATTTGATTGCTTCTTCTGGAACGCTTCACTTGGATCACGTTACTTGGATCATCTTCACAGATCGAATCGGTTGCATCTTCCTGGTTTCCAGAGTACCTTTGACAATCAACTCTGCATCAATTTCGGGTCCCCACTGATCTGAGGTCTGTTATTATGGTACCATTTGTGTGATAGGCATTCATTCGAATTGATGTATTTCATCCAGTCTGGGGTCAGCCGCTAATATTATAGGATACAATGGTGGGGGTCTGCTATAACTAAAGGCATCACttactaataatatattatattgttcttTACACATTTTACTAGTGTTTTATTTGGGGGGGGCATGGTACGGGTCTTCTATAAGTATATGTGCCTTACTTACTGATAAATTTTGTCGTTTACACATTTTGTGGTATATATCTCAATAACCTTTTCTGAATACATTTCTATATTGCACTCCCAGGGATTGGATTGCTTCTTCTGGATCACTTCGTCTGGATTGCTTCTTCTGGAACGCTTCACTTGGATCGTGTTACTTGGATCATCTTCGCAGATCGAATCGGTTGCATCTTTCCAGGTTTTCTTTGACAGTCAACTGGACTTCACTTTTGGGTCCCCTCTGATCTGAGGTCTGTTATTTTGGTACCACTTGTGTGATGGGCATTTCTTCGAATTGATGTATTTCATCAGGTCTGGTGTCAGCCGctactattataaaatatactggGGGGGGTCTGCTGTAACTAAAGGCTTCActtacaaataataaattatattgttctttacatattttgtggtaaatatatcaataaaatgttataaaagacACAATGAACTGCGTTTTACTAGTGTGTTTTTTGGGGGAGGGGCTGCTACTACTTACATTCTTTGGAGGGGGTGGAACATAGTCTGGGATCTGTTATTACTGTAATGGGGCCAAAGGTCTGGGGTCtgctacaattattattatttcatacaTGGGTGGGACCCATGGTCTGGGGTCTGCTATAACAATAAGTACATCACTGATGTAAAAATATTACTGATAAATGTTATTGTTCTTTACACATTTtcttgtaaatatacagtataatgtgttTTACTAGTGTTTTATTATCAACACAAGGGAGGAGTCAAGGCAGAGATTATCGGGGTCACTTCCACATGGTGCAAGTGCATGGGTACACCGTTGTAGGTGTATACTATAACAATGCTGATTTTGGGTACATgcttatatagattttttttttccttagtaGAAATCATGCCCAGCTGCATTGTGAGTGGCTGCTCTCACTGCAGTGGCAAAAAGTCCTCTAAAGGCATCATAATGCACACCTTTCCAGTATGTCTAATGAAGATTAAAAGGTGGCTTCGTCAGATCGCACTACATACAAATCAAGATTTTGGTGAGATTGACGGATTTGCCCAAACGATATTGGATAACAAGAAAGTGAGTTCTTATCGTGTATGCAGTGATCACTTTAGTAATGAAAGCTATAAAGTGATAGGCAAGAGAAGATCACTAAAACCTGATGCCGTACCAAGCATTTTCAAAATATCAAGTTACAATAAGCACCAAAAGAATAACTCCTCTTCAGTTTGTGATCAACCCTCACTATCAGCCACACACTCTTCTTCAGTTTGTGATCAACGCTCACTATCAGCCACGCACTCTACTTCAGTTTGCGAACAACCGCTACTAACCTCCACACAAGTTAAAATGGTTGATGCCAGCACAGGCACCGAAGCACATCTTTTCCAAATGGATAAAGCGGTACAATGGCCAGAATATGAGTTCAACACAGAAGGAGAGGAGTGGAAGGTTGAACATGATCATATCTATGACACACGTCCAAGAATACTACAATCAACCCCAATGAAAAGGTTTAGAAATTCCCAGCCATTAGTGAATGTTGGCTCCTTGCATGACACTGCAATGTCACCAAACCTTCACAGCTCTGTACACGAAGACCTAAGTTGTACAGTAACATCAAAGTGCTCCACAGCTTCTGACCCAGAATATGTTCCAGACACAGATGAGTGTAATGAATTTTCAGTAACTGACACATCAACTGTTATTGAAGAAGATGAGCAGAGCTTTGTGAAAGAACggaaatttattgtttttgagtcTTGTCTTGATTCTTTGATCAGAAAGATATCCTGCAGTGTTGTGTGCAACAATCAAGATATTTGCAATGCTCCGTtcatagaaattaaaaaacattcacaAGGCACATTTGTTTCAGTGTCAGTCGTTTGCCTGAATGGACACACCTACACCTTGTGGAAAAGTCAACCTTGCATCGGAAGAATTGCAGTTGGAAATGTTTTAAGTTCAGCTGCAATATTATACAGTGGCTGCAATTTTTATAAAGTCAGAGAAATGTTTGATTTATTGGGGCTTGGATTTATATCCCATAATACATACTACAGATACCAGCGTGAGTTACTTTTTCCAGTTATTGATGTGCACTGGCAGCAAGAACAAAGGAGATTACATGATGCATTCAGTGGCATAAAGTTGTGCCTTGCTGGTGATGGACAATGTGACAGCCCTGGTTACAGTGCCAAGTATTGTGTGTACAGTTTTATGGAAGTGGACACAAAGAGAATAGTGGACTTCGAGGTTGTTCAGGTAACAGAAGCCAAGACTTCTGCAGCTATGGAAAAACTTGCATTCACAAGGTGCTTGAACAGGTTATTGGCTCAATCATATAAAGTTACTGCAATAGCAACAGACCGTCATTCaggaattattaaaataatgcgTGAGATCTACAAAGACAAAGGCATCGCACATGAGTTTGATATGTGGCATTATGCCAAGAGTTTGAAGAAACGCTTGGTTGCTGCAAGCAGAAAGAGAAACTGTTCTGCTATAGCTGAATGGATCCCAGCAATAACAAACCATCTGTGGTGGTCATCCAGCAAATGTGATGGTGACTTATGTATGATGCGCGAAAGGTGGCAATCGGTTGTTCTGCACATAACAGATCAGCATGAATGGGATCATGGAAGAAAGTACCATGCATGCTCACATAAAGAATACACAGATGAGGAGCGAAGTCTGCGACCATGGATAGAAAAAGACTCTCAAGCCTATTTATCCCTGGCTGAAGTAGTCCTGTCAAAGACAATGACAAAGGACTTTGAGCACATGACAACATTTCGCCACACTGGAGCATTGGAAGTATATAACAGCTTTTCCCTAAAGTACCGGTCTAAAAGAATCCATTTTACAATGGATGGAATGGAGGCCCGCACGAAGCTTGCAGCTCTAGCCCATAATGCAAATGTGCATAGACCGCAAGCTCGTGTCCGATTGCCCAGTGAGGGAGGGGACACTGTAGGTTCACTTCGACATAGACTTGTGTTTCccaaattcaaaaagaaatgGGTTGCTAAAGCACTATATGAGCCCACAACCAATGCACATGTATTTCCAATGTTGGTGGATGTGCTCAGATTACTGGAGGGCAAATTGACCCATAGTTGGGATCCCAGAAACAGCACCATGCCGGTCAACATTGCAACAGAAGAGAGACCAGATAAAAGTTTGACTGTTCAGCATCATTTGTCAAGATTTCAAAACTGATGCATGTTCTAGTGAATGTAACATTACTTGTGAATTGTAATTGTTGCTAAGCGATGTTTGTAATGTGTTCCAGTGTACTTTATGAAACCTGTCTTATAACGATCTAagcaccccctgttgtaaaaaaaactgtatgataAAATGTAGACCCCTGACCCTGTATATGCCAGCTGTATGCACTAATAAAATTAGCAGACCCTGTAGCCCAAAGCACTTTGCAGActtagtaacagctgacccccccccaacggtctgtgcacttatagtaacagctgaccccccccccaacggtctgtgcacttatagtaacagctgacccccccccaaCCTCTGCCGCTAATGGTAAATGAACAGTACTTGTGAAATGTAATTGTTGCTAAGCGATGTT
Proteins encoded:
- the LOC121400505 gene encoding uncharacterized protein LOC121400505 → MLILGTCLYRFFFSLVEIMPSCIVSGCSHCSGKKSSKGIIMHTFPVCLMKIKRWLRQIALHTNQDFGEIDGFAQTILDNKKVSSYRVCSDHFSNESYKVIGKRRSLKPDAVPSIFKISSYNKHQKNNSSSVCDQPSLSATHSSSVCDQRSLSATHSTSVCEQPLLTSTQVKMVDASTGTEAHLFQMDKAVQWPEYEFNTEGEEWKVEHDHIYDTRPRILQSTPMKRFRNSQPLVNVGSLHDTAMSPNLHSSVHEDLSCTVTSKCSTASDPEYVPDTDECNEFSVTDTSTVIEEDEQSFVKERKFIVFESCLDSLIRKISCSVVCNNQDICNAPFIEIKKHSQGTFVSVSVVCLNGHTYTLWKSQPCIGRIAVGNVLSSAAILYSGCNFYKVREMFDLLGLGFISHNTYYRYQRELLFPVIDVHWQQEQRRLHDAFSGIKLCLAGDGQCDSPGYSAKYCVYSFMEVDTKRIVDFEVVQVTEAKTSAAMEKLAFTRCLNRLLAQSYKVTAIATDRHSGIIKIMREIYKDKGIAHEFDMWHYAKSLKKRLVAASRKRNCSAIAEWIPAITNHLWWSSSKCDGDLCMMRERWQSVVLHITDQHEWDHGRKYHACSHKEYTDEERSLRPWIEKDSQAYLSLAEVVLSKTMTKDFEHMTTFRHTGALEVYNSFSLKYRSKRIHFTMDGMEARTKLAALAHNANVHRPQARVRLPSEGGDTVGSLRHRLVFPKFKKKWVAKALYEPTTNAHVFPMLVDVLRLLEGKLTHSWDPRNSTMPVNIATEERPDKSLTVQHHLSRFQN